In Desulfonatronovibrio hydrogenovorans DSM 9292, the following proteins share a genomic window:
- a CDS encoding acylphosphatase, whose amino-acid sequence MKSMRCVISGKVQGVYFRAWTKDQADSLGVKGWVRNISDGRVEVLAQGADEATAEFKKRLIQGSSMSEVKNIECESMDYDKAYSIFEIR is encoded by the coding sequence ATGAAGTCGATGCGATGCGTGATCAGTGGAAAAGTACAGGGTGTTTATTTCAGAGCATGGACCAAGGATCAGGCTGACAGTCTTGGAGTCAAGGGTTGGGTCAGAAATATCAGCGACGGAAGGGTCGAGGTACTGGCCCAGGGTGCTGACGAGGCAACAGCCGAATTCAAGAAAAGACTCATCCAGGGATCTTCCATGAGCGAAGTAAAGAATATTGAATGTGAATCCATGGATTATGACAAGGCCTATTCCATTTTTGAAATCAGGTAA